The window ATTGCGATAAAAGACAAATTTCTCGTCGAGCAGGCTAACCTTGCTCAGGCGATCGCGCTTGAAGGCGAACAGGTAAAACTCAAGGGCGTCCGCCTCTGGGGTGGGAGCGGATTCAAAGTTGAACAGGTCGGCAGACACCAGCCCGTTACTGCCGGTTGCCCCAATCGTCGGATCGGCCAGGGTCGCCGCCAGCGGCGTGAACACATCGCCGGTAATTTCCATGTGACTGCCCAGAATCACGAGGTGCCGCCCCTGGCTGGCCCGGAAACCGGCGTTGCGGCCCGCGCCTTCGCCAAGAGTTGTGGCCAGGAAAACGAGGCGAACGCGCCCTTCGGGCGCGTCGGCGGCGAAATCGGCGATGGCTTCGGCGGCGCCATCGTCCGAGCCGTTGTCTACAATCACCACTTCAACCGAGTGGCCCACGCTCCAGCGCAGGGCGCTGGTGGCGGCGCGCAAGACTTCGCTTTGATTGTTGTGAGCCAGCAACGTTACCGACCAGTCGCAGGCCGCGGGCTGGGTAAGGCGCGAGGGCACGAACGCCGAATTGGCGTATTGAGTCTGGCTGAAGAAGATTCCCGACGGCGAGTCTTTAATTGAATAACCGATGGCCGTAATCAGGTCGCGCAGACGATCGCTTTCGGCAAAATTCTTTTCGGCGCGCAGTCGTTCACGCGCTTCAGCCCATTCGCGCACTTTGGCCGGAACGTGCAATGGCCGGGGCGCGGCGGGCCGGGCCGCGGGCGACGGTGTCGCCGCCGGTTCGGGTGGCGGTGTCAACACTCTGGCCGGAGTCAAACGTTCCATCTCAAACATCGCTCCGTCTGGATAGATTCGTTCCTGGCCGTTGTAGCGAAGGGTGACGTTGCCGGCGCCGGTTACGCTCATGGTTTGCGCCTCGAAGTCAAAGGTGCAGGCCGTGTTCTCGTCAATGCCCAGGATGACGGTGGCCGGCGGCAACAGCCTTTCCAGCGCCAGCAGGCGGGCGCGGCCAATAAAGCAACACGTTGTGTCAAAGGTGCGGCCTTCCTGGTTGTTGAAGTGCGGCAGGATGGCAAGGTCGTAGCCAAGCCCGCCCAGCAGGTCGAGGCCGTCGGCCCAGTGCAGATCATCGCCCGCTTTATAAATTTCGTAGACGGGCAGGGCAAAGCGGCTGAGGGCAATAGTAACGGCGCTGGCAAACACCAGTTGCGCCCCGGCCTGCCAACGTTCAACCAGCCTGGCATAAACGGGCGAGTTGCGCCAGTGTTTGATGGCGTAGGTCGGGCTTCCCGGCCCGGCCAAAATGTAGTTGGCCGCTTCCAACTGTGAGACGGCCGGCCCGGAGTCGGCGGACGAGTGTTTGTACTCGGCCACATTCACTTCCAGCGCGAAATGTTTCTTGAAGTAGGAGGCGAAGCTCGCGGCCAGTTCGGCAGTGTTCAGTTGAAAACCGGCGGGCGTGTCGAGGAAGACGAGACGAGGGATTTCCGGCGGCGGCGTTTCGGGGCCGCGCTCGGCGTTTTTGAGGCGGCCTAGCAGAGCCTGGTGCAGGTTGAGCAGTCGCTCCGATGTTTCGCCGGAGCCGATGAGGGTGAGCGGGCCGGGCATGTTGTTCAGCGGGCAAAAAACAGTAGGCAGTAGGCAGAATGCAGAAGCGGGTTATCGTTGCTTACTGCTTAGCGCCTACTGCCTACTTTGTTATTTCAGCGGAGAGGGTGGGATTCGAACCCACGGAGCTTTAGGCTCACTCGATTTCGAGTCGAGCGCACTAGACCAGACTATGCGACCTCTCCGGGGGCAAATTATAGCAGAAAAGACGAGGGACGAAAGACCACAGACGAAGGCTCGTCGTCCGTCGTCATTCGTCTCAGAGGGCCACTGACTCGTGCAGGCCAGGGTAATGCACGTCGCGGATGCCGCCCTCGCGAAGCTTTTCGGCCAGGGCATTGGCTGGTTCCGGCTCGCCGTGGACGAGGAAGACCTTCTTGAGCCGGCCCTTGAGGGCCAGCGCCCACTCCAGCAGTCCAGTCTGATCGGCGTGGGCTGAGAAGCCGTTGATCACTTCCACCTGCGCCTTCAAATTAAACGTCTCGCCAAAAATTTTGACTCGCGGCTCTTTCTCGACGAGGCGGCGACCCAGGGTGTTGGGTGCCTGCCAGGAGACGATGAGGATGGTGTTGCGCGGGTTCTCGATGTTGTTCCGCAAGTGATGCAGAATGCGCCCGGTTTCGCACATGCCCGAGGCGCTGATGATGACCATGGGGTCTTTGCGATCATTCAACGCTTTTGATTCGTCGGCGCTGCCGACGTAAGTCAGGCCGGGAGCCGTGAAGAGGTTGCCGTCATCGTCCTCTTTGAGAGCGCGCAAAGCGCCGGTATCGTAAAGTTCCTTGTGCTTGCCGAACACTTTGGTGATGTTCACCGCCAGCGGGCTGTCAACATAGATCGGAATAGACGGGATGTCGCGGTTGCGTATGAGTTGTTGCAAACTGTAAATCAGCTCCTGCGCCCGGCCAACGGCAAACGAGGGGATGATGACCTTGCCCCCGCGCTCGACGGCTTCACGCATCACCCGCCGCAACTGGGTATGAGCCTCGTCCGGTGATTTATGGAGACGATTGCCGTAGGTGCTTTCCATGATCAAATAATCAACATCGGCAATCGGAGTCGGGTCGCGCAGAATGGGCATGTTCTTGCGCCCCAGGTCGCCGGAGAACGCCAGGCGGATTTTACGCAAGCCCTCTTTGATATCGAGAACGGTGATGGCCGAGCCGAGGATGTGGCCGGCCTCGTAGAATTGGGCCGTCACTCCGGGGGCGACGTCGAAGGGTTTGGCGTAATCGCGATCCTCGAAGAGCCTGAGGGCGGCTTCGGCGTCCTCGGTTCCGTAAAGCGGCTCGATGGGCGGCTCGCCGTTTTTGAGCTTGCGCTTGTTGACAAACTCGGCGTCGTTTTCCTGGATGCGGGCCGAATCCAAAATCATGAAATTGGCGAGGTTGCGCGAGGCGGGCGTGGTGAGGATGGGGCCGCTGAATCCTTTCTTCACCAGGTTGGGGATGTTGCCGGCATGGTCGGTGTGGGCGTGCGAGAGAACCAGCGTTTGCACCGAGTGCGGATCGTACATGAAGTGCTGGTTGCGGTAGTACGTTTCCTGGCGTGAGCCTTGAAACAAGCCACAGTCGAGCAGGAGCTTTGCGCCGTTCACTTGAACCAGATGTTGGCTGCCGGTGACGGTTTGGGCCGCGCCGTGAAAGGTGATTTCCATGTGTCTCTCCTGAGTCTTACTTCATCTCTTTCAACGCCTTAATGATTTCTTCGCCATACTTGGCTCGTCGCACCGGGCCAAACCCGGCCACGCTTTCAAGATCGGAAAAGCTTTGCGGCGGGTGAAGGGCGATCTCCCACAAGACATCACGCGGGATGATGACATCGGACTCGACGCCGCGCTCCTGCGCCCGTTGTTTGCGCCAGCGCCGCAGAATTTCGTAGCGTTCAAGCACGTCGCTGTCCTGCCTTTCAACCGACGGCGGGTGTT of the Chloroflexota bacterium genome contains:
- a CDS encoding glycosyltransferase, with the translated sequence MPGPLTLIGSGETSERLLNLHQALLGRLKNAERGPETPPPEIPRLVFLDTPAGFQLNTAELAASFASYFKKHFALEVNVAEYKHSSADSGPAVSQLEAANYILAGPGSPTYAIKHWRNSPVYARLVERWQAGAQLVFASAVTIALSRFALPVYEIYKAGDDLHWADGLDLLGGLGYDLAILPHFNNQEGRTFDTTCCFIGRARLLALERLLPPATVILGIDENTACTFDFEAQTMSVTGAGNVTLRYNGQERIYPDGAMFEMERLTPARVLTPPPEPAATPSPAARPAAPRPLHVPAKVREWAEARERLRAEKNFAESDRLRDLITAIGYSIKDSPSGIFFSQTQYANSAFVPSRLTQPAACDWSVTLLAHNNQSEVLRAATSALRWSVGHSVEVVIVDNGSDDGAAEAIADFAADAPEGRVRLVFLATTLGEGAGRNAGFRASQGRHLVILGSHMEITGDVFTPLAATLADPTIGATGSNGLVSADLFNFESAPTPEADALEFYLFAFKRDRLSKVSLLDEKFVFYRNIDLDWSFAFKDKGFRLVTTPDLPLAVHEHPYLRMNPAERDKLSKKNYRRCLDKWRERKDLLLSSNVKRQTTS
- a CDS encoding MBL fold metallo-hydrolase, whose amino-acid sequence is MEITFHGAAQTVTGSQHLVQVNGAKLLLDCGLFQGSRQETYYRNQHFMYDPHSVQTLVLSHAHTDHAGNIPNLVKKGFSGPILTTPASRNLANFMILDSARIQENDAEFVNKRKLKNGEPPIEPLYGTEDAEAALRLFEDRDYAKPFDVAPGVTAQFYEAGHILGSAITVLDIKEGLRKIRLAFSGDLGRKNMPILRDPTPIADVDYLIMESTYGNRLHKSPDEAHTQLRRVMREAVERGGKVIIPSFAVGRAQELIYSLQQLIRNRDIPSIPIYVDSPLAVNITKVFGKHKELYDTGALRALKEDDDGNLFTAPGLTYVGSADESKALNDRKDPMVIISASGMCETGRILHHLRNNIENPRNTILIVSWQAPNTLGRRLVEKEPRVKIFGETFNLKAQVEVINGFSAHADQTGLLEWALALKGRLKKVFLVHGEPEPANALAEKLREGGIRDVHYPGLHESVAL